From Salvelinus sp. IW2-2015 linkage group LG33, ASM291031v2, whole genome shotgun sequence, one genomic window encodes:
- the LOC111957386 gene encoding neuronal calcium sensor 1, with product MGKSNSKLKQEVVEELTRKTYFTEKEVQQWYKGFIKDCPSGQLDAVGFQKIYKQFFPFGDPTKFASFVFNVFDENKDGHIEFSEFIQALSVTSRGTLDEKLRWAFKLYDLDNDGYVTRDEMLNIVDAIYLMVGNTVELPEEENTPEKRVDRIFSMMDKNADGKLTLQEFQEGSKADPSIVQALSLYDGLV from the exons atgggaaaatcaaacagCAAGCTCAagcaggaggtggtggaggaactCACCAGGAAGACCTACT TTACAGAGAAAGAGGTGCAACAGTG GTACAAAGGCTTTATAAAGGACTGTCCAAGTGGTCAGCTGGATGCTGTGGGCTTTCAAAAGATCTACAAGCAGTTCTTCCCTTTTGGTGACCCCACCAAGTTTGCTTCTTTTGTCTTCAACGTCTTTGATGAAAACaag gacGGACACATAGAGTTTTCAGAGTTCATCCAAGCCCTGTCGGTGACTTCGCGGGGGACACTGGATGAGAAGCTCAGAT GGGCTTTCAAATTGTATGATCTTGATAACGATGGCTACGTCACACGAGATGAGATGTTAAACATCGTAGACGCCATATATCTGATGGTG GGGAACACTGTAGAGTTACCAGAAGAAGAGAATACACCTGAGAAGAGAGTGGACCGTATTTTTTCCATGATGGACAAG AATGCTGATGGCAAGTTGACCCTGCAGGAGTTTCAGGAGGGTTCCAAGGCAGACCCCTCAATTGTGCAGGCACTGTCACTGTACGATGGGCTGGTATAG